From Butyricimonas paravirosa, one genomic window encodes:
- a CDS encoding FecR family protein: protein MMKKKNIYDDASLIKKSLIKDLSDKEQKELDQLLDDQSLQDVYKELSDRGYLKKQFMEYEKYSSQKAYREFKERRGHSGRIRIVRWVAVVAAVWVLALGVTLWMTFGKKENVAPLPVASKIIPAGEKKATLTLADGTEVHVEEITARVLQEKGMNIEYRNGEIVYHKSEEETTEVVYNKLEVPRGGECMIKLDDGTKVWVNAETKLKYPVVFVGDRREVVLEGEAFFDVAKNEKPFIVKTSFGDVWVLGTAFGISAYASEPESYTTLVRGKVSVEREGMKPVVILPGEQVVTFKDGKMIKQEVDVEEFVGWKDGIYVFKEKSLGEIMKTLERWYNISVDFQDKSLVDLPFTGNLKRYDDINVFFDALTRTGDMKYRVEGNQVILFK from the coding sequence ATGATGAAAAAGAAAAACATATATGATGATGCGTCTTTGATCAAAAAATCGTTGATAAAAGATTTAAGTGATAAGGAGCAAAAGGAATTGGATCAATTGCTGGATGACCAATCCTTACAAGATGTATACAAAGAGTTGAGTGATCGTGGTTATTTGAAAAAGCAATTTATGGAATACGAGAAGTATTCTTCCCAAAAAGCTTATCGTGAGTTTAAGGAAAGAAGGGGACATTCCGGACGAATCAGAATCGTACGTTGGGTTGCTGTGGTTGCCGCCGTGTGGGTGTTAGCATTGGGTGTTACATTATGGATGACTTTTGGGAAGAAAGAAAATGTCGCTCCGCTTCCGGTAGCCTCGAAGATTATTCCGGCTGGGGAGAAAAAAGCTACATTGACTTTAGCAGATGGAACGGAAGTTCACGTTGAGGAAATAACCGCACGAGTATTACAAGAGAAGGGGATGAATATTGAATATAGGAATGGAGAGATTGTTTATCACAAAAGTGAAGAAGAAACGACAGAGGTTGTTTATAATAAACTTGAGGTTCCCCGGGGTGGTGAATGTATGATTAAACTAGATGACGGGACGAAGGTATGGGTAAATGCGGAGACGAAGTTGAAATATCCGGTAGTCTTTGTCGGTGACCGTCGGGAAGTGGTTTTGGAGGGTGAGGCATTTTTTGATGTGGCAAAAAACGAAAAACCTTTTATCGTGAAAACTTCTTTTGGAGATGTATGGGTGTTGGGAACAGCCTTTGGAATAAGTGCTTATGCGAGTGAACCGGAAAGTTATACTACTTTGGTAAGGGGTAAAGTGAGCGTTGAGAGAGAGGGGATGAAGCCTGTTGTTATTTTACCGGGAGAACAGGTAGTAACTTTTAAAGATGGGAAAATGATCAAACAGGAGGTGGATGTTGAAGAGTTCGTGGGATGGAAAGACGGAATTTACGTGTTCAAGGAGAAGAGTTTGGGTGAGATTATGAAAACTTTGGAAAGATGGTATAACATATCCGTGGATTTCCAAGATAAGAGTTTGGTTGATTTGCCATTTACGGGCAATTTGAAACGTTATGATGATATAAATGTATTTTTCGATGCTTTGACTCGTACCGGGGATATGAAGTATCGGGTGGAAGGAAATCAAGTGATCCTATTTAAATAA
- a CDS encoding RNA polymerase sigma factor, with amino-acid sequence MIDEELILSGVNRKNEKAWASLYDHYYAALCAYVNRILKGSESTEDLVQEVFIAIWRSEKRFDSIQDLTRYLYRACYNNALVFVRNNQIHDTILNSIGAESDFTADDVYAQTVREEVTRQLYVYIEALPSEQKKVILMSIEGYSWDEIAEKLGISVNTVKTHKSRGFKSLRSKLQDSVCLFLI; translated from the coding sequence ATGATAGATGAGGAGTTGATTTTATCCGGGGTAAATCGCAAGAACGAAAAGGCTTGGGCAAGTCTTTACGATCATTATTATGCGGCATTGTGTGCATACGTGAATCGGATATTGAAAGGCTCCGAGAGTACTGAGGATTTGGTGCAGGAGGTTTTTATTGCCATCTGGAGGTCTGAAAAAAGATTTGATTCCATACAAGATTTGACTCGTTACCTATATCGGGCTTGCTATAACAATGCGTTGGTGTTTGTGCGGAATAACCAGATTCATGATACGATATTGAACTCAATAGGAGCAGAAAGTGATTTTACGGCTGACGATGTGTATGCTCAAACGGTTCGGGAGGAAGTAACCCGGCAGTTGTACGTGTATATTGAAGCGTTACCTTCGGAACAGAAGAAGGTTATTCTAATGAGTATTGAAGGGTATTCATGGGATGAAATTGCAGAAAAATTGGGGATAAGTGTAAATACGGTCAAGACTCATAAAAGTCGTGGATTCAAATCTTTACGTTCAAAACTGCAAGATTCCGTGTGTTTATTTTTAATTTAA
- a CDS encoding RagB/SusD family nutrient uptake outer membrane protein, giving the protein MKNYRSIYCLGILLYLLCTSCHDFFKESSQDEIKPSSVEDLRGVMYKEAYPYQLATGTFLMLLTDEVQCNGLSNDTYATVHQNGTPVFTFNPMMFDGIEVFPTDVNSWKTYYEKIKGCNVVIDYVSEISGTEEEKNALVGQALFLRSFYYLKLATIYCQPYNAPGIDVNTTLGVPLILTMELTDDFPRRVSLKALYEQIEKDLLTAATLLEENYTPDNVWRVGNVAAYTLLSRLYLYMGRDEDMDNVIKYADLAIAQGPDLTRLALLDGSGKSVYNSDVSSEVIWIYGVNSFSGGGAFFTTNVTWGYDVPWEVSSDLLRLYDATNDLRYKMYYGTPFGCTYGTKVAYNTSNGSDHGIRIAEAYLNRAEAFIRRSLATGNDGDRVLALNDLNVLRETRYMTGSYVDEQITDANELLEFCLMERRLELSLEEGFRWFDIKRLGLSVTHVYIDTEGVEREYILESNSPLYALPIPYDAIERNYRLEQNPR; this is encoded by the coding sequence ATGAAGAATTATCGATCTATATATTGTTTAGGAATACTTCTGTATTTGTTATGTACTTCCTGTCATGATTTCTTCAAAGAGTCGAGTCAGGACGAGATAAAACCTTCTTCCGTAGAAGATTTGAGGGGGGTAATGTATAAAGAAGCTTACCCTTACCAGCTGGCAACTGGGACATTTTTAATGCTATTGACCGATGAGGTCCAGTGTAACGGGTTGTCGAATGATACGTATGCCACCGTTCATCAAAATGGAACTCCGGTGTTTACGTTTAACCCGATGATGTTTGATGGAATTGAAGTTTTTCCGACAGATGTGAATTCTTGGAAAACGTATTATGAAAAAATCAAAGGGTGTAATGTTGTCATTGATTATGTTTCTGAAATATCTGGTACAGAGGAGGAGAAGAATGCGTTAGTAGGGCAAGCGTTATTTTTGAGGAGTTTTTATTACTTGAAATTAGCGACGATATATTGTCAGCCATATAATGCTCCGGGAATAGACGTAAATACGACATTGGGAGTTCCTTTAATATTAACAATGGAATTAACAGATGATTTTCCTCGTAGGGTTTCTTTGAAAGCATTGTACGAGCAAATTGAAAAAGATTTGTTAACAGCAGCTACTTTATTAGAAGAAAATTATACACCAGATAATGTTTGGCGTGTAGGAAACGTTGCTGCCTATACTTTACTTTCTCGTTTATATCTTTATATGGGACGTGATGAAGATATGGATAACGTGATTAAATATGCGGATTTGGCTATAGCTCAAGGTCCGGATTTGACCCGCTTGGCTTTGTTGGATGGAAGTGGTAAGAGTGTTTATAATAGTGATGTAAGTTCGGAAGTTATTTGGATTTATGGAGTAAATTCATTTAGTGGAGGAGGTGCTTTCTTCACAACAAATGTAACTTGGGGATATGATGTACCTTGGGAAGTCTCTTCTGATTTGTTACGTCTTTATGATGCAACGAATGATTTGAGATATAAAATGTATTATGGTACTCCATTCGGGTGTACGTACGGAACTAAAGTAGCTTACAATACCTCCAATGGTTCAGACCATGGTATCCGTATAGCAGAAGCTTATTTAAACCGGGCGGAGGCTTTTATTCGTCGTTCTTTAGCCACGGGGAACGATGGAGACCGGGTGTTGGCGTTAAATGACTTGAACGTGTTAAGAGAGACAAGGTATATGACGGGTTCTTATGTTGACGAACAGATTACGGATGCTAATGAGTTATTGGAATTCTGTTTGATGGAACGTAGATTGGAATTGAGTCTAGAAGAGGGGTTCCGTTGGTTTGACATCAAACGCTTGGGATTATCGGTTACTCATGTATATATTGACACCGAGGGGGTAGAGAGAGAATATATATTGGAAAGTAATTCCCCGCTTTATGCTTTGCCTATTCCTTATGATGCGATAGAGAGAAATTACAGATTAGAACAAAATCCCAGATAA
- a CDS encoding SusC/RagA family TonB-linked outer membrane protein produces MKKNPFLRWKRLVKCRSFFHVMSLTLILTLSSLSGYGAKAVRDTISLNLQEVKLERFVEVMKQKTGLNFLYNSLLFKDAKPISVTANGENWESVLRRVLEKEGFTYDVKDEIVVIKRKVENDHNKFVIVKGKVIDSKKEPLPGVTVLLKGMTIGTVTDSKGNFSIRVPQGVDSLIVSFIGMQTEYLKLEKDKLEYTVVMKEDVTQLGEVVVTGYQEFDRSRMAGSVSSIKAEDLHFSGTNTLEQALQGRLPGVVITNTSGLVGVRQKTRVRGTSTLLGSQEPIWVVDGIIQEDPLPFDTKTFDSAGEINSDNFDYIRNFVGSSIAWLNPNDIESITVLKDASATAIYGVRAANGVIVIKTKRGKSGAASISYSTRLNVSEQVTYDKLELMNSKERVEVSREIFQRGLTASWTNNNIGYAGALNQYLKKEITKDEFEQRVAKLETTNTDWFDILFRTPFSHSHSLSISGGSEDVRYYASLSYNSTKGTAIGNDTESYGANVGLDMNLGKKLRASFTLSGSQATTDGFYIVDPYSYATTINRSIAAYENNGELAYYLKDGTPGPKLFNFINERDQTGTSNKNMSINTNLNLNYDFTESLRFQMLGSVNIASVIGESWATERTEYIAQIRGYDYGTRKPIDADYKNSQLPVGGEYNQDENKTISWNWRNSLSYDVVFNGVHTLTAMLGIELSSTKNTGFSTTSYGYLRDRGKSFATVPAVRINPYGGTTYENELIKKFTRKITDRKTNQMGGYLTLNYAYDGRYVVNFSVRVDASNRFGRYANENFNPVWAGGLRWNVARESWFSRQNIVSDLSLRFSFGYQRNMATNYSPSLIVKIPTSGASSAVTDVNTGDELLEITSLPYEDLRWEKTTSYNYGVDLALFDNKIRVGFEYYMKKGRDIITSLLVPREYGIENMPVNGGSMNNSGYELSVSFTPVRTKYFTWDMNVNTSKNNNEITKVGVQNLTWKTATSGEYYKKGYAVSSFWAFDCEGIDQETGYPIINLETSGDGDPLNDPTTYMKYAGKLDPDFTGGLSMSFRYKQLSLSTGFYLQIGGKKFLKTAYESQTLPSEYENLSSELNERWRPGDMDAKFPGLPDKNVTNFYLPNNSTYSNVYEMYNYSNVRVVNASSLKCNNISVSYFLSEKAAKLMGCKSISLGASVSNPFTIASKDFKGRDPEVATGAQPLTSSYSFNLNVTF; encoded by the coding sequence ATGAAAAAAAATCCATTCTTGAGGTGGAAAAGGCTTGTAAAATGTAGAAGCTTTTTTCACGTGATGAGTTTAACGCTTATCTTGACATTGAGTAGTTTGTCGGGATATGGAGCGAAAGCCGTGCGAGACACGATTTCTTTGAATTTGCAAGAAGTGAAATTAGAGAGGTTCGTGGAAGTGATGAAACAAAAGACAGGATTGAATTTCCTGTATAATTCATTGCTGTTTAAAGATGCGAAACCGATTTCCGTGACAGCAAACGGGGAGAATTGGGAATCCGTGTTGAGGAGAGTGCTAGAGAAGGAAGGTTTCACGTATGACGTGAAGGATGAGATCGTGGTGATCAAACGGAAGGTTGAAAATGATCATAACAAGTTTGTCATTGTTAAGGGAAAAGTTATTGATTCAAAGAAAGAACCACTTCCGGGAGTAACCGTGTTATTAAAGGGAATGACCATCGGAACCGTGACGGATTCCAAAGGAAATTTTTCAATTCGGGTTCCTCAAGGTGTAGATTCTTTGATTGTCAGTTTTATTGGAATGCAGACCGAGTATCTGAAACTTGAAAAAGATAAGTTGGAATACACGGTTGTTATGAAGGAGGACGTGACTCAGTTGGGAGAGGTTGTTGTGACAGGTTACCAGGAATTTGATCGGAGTAGGATGGCCGGTTCTGTTTCTTCCATTAAAGCAGAAGATTTGCATTTCAGTGGAACTAATACGTTGGAACAGGCATTACAGGGGCGATTACCGGGTGTTGTTATCACAAATACAAGTGGACTGGTCGGGGTACGACAAAAAACAAGAGTTCGGGGAACTTCGACGTTGTTAGGTAGCCAGGAGCCGATTTGGGTCGTGGATGGGATTATTCAAGAAGACCCACTCCCGTTTGACACGAAAACTTTTGATAGTGCAGGAGAAATTAATTCTGATAACTTTGACTATATCCGCAATTTTGTAGGGAGTTCTATTGCCTGGTTAAATCCGAATGACATTGAGAGTATCACGGTATTGAAGGATGCTTCCGCCACGGCAATCTATGGTGTACGTGCGGCAAATGGTGTAATCGTGATTAAAACAAAGCGAGGAAAATCAGGAGCAGCTTCCATTTCCTATTCGACTCGTTTAAATGTTTCAGAGCAAGTGACCTATGATAAATTGGAACTGATGAATTCCAAAGAACGTGTGGAGGTTTCCCGAGAAATTTTTCAACGAGGTCTAACAGCAAGTTGGACGAATAATAATATTGGTTATGCTGGGGCTTTGAACCAGTATTTAAAGAAAGAGATTACAAAAGATGAATTTGAACAGCGTGTGGCGAAGTTGGAAACTACAAATACTGATTGGTTTGATATTCTTTTCCGAACACCTTTTAGTCATTCTCATTCACTTTCTATTTCGGGAGGTAGTGAAGATGTGCGCTATTATGCCTCATTGTCGTATAATTCAACGAAAGGTACGGCTATTGGGAATGATACGGAATCTTATGGTGCTAATGTTGGTTTAGATATGAATTTGGGTAAGAAGTTGCGTGCGTCTTTTACGTTATCCGGTTCCCAAGCGACAACGGATGGTTTTTATATTGTAGATCCATATTCTTATGCAACTACAATTAATAGATCAATAGCTGCTTATGAAAATAACGGAGAATTGGCTTATTATCTGAAAGATGGTACTCCGGGACCTAAATTATTTAATTTTATAAACGAACGGGATCAAACAGGTACTTCGAATAAAAATATGTCTATTAACACGAATCTGAATTTGAATTATGATTTTACAGAGTCATTGAGATTTCAAATGTTGGGGAGTGTCAATATTGCATCTGTTATTGGAGAATCATGGGCAACGGAAAGGACGGAGTATATTGCCCAAATACGTGGTTATGATTATGGTACTCGTAAGCCTATTGATGCTGACTACAAAAATTCACAACTTCCTGTGGGGGGAGAATATAATCAAGATGAAAATAAGACCATATCGTGGAATTGGAGAAATTCACTTTCATACGATGTCGTGTTTAATGGGGTGCATACGTTAACTGCAATGTTAGGAATTGAATTGTCCAGTACAAAAAATACGGGTTTTTCGACCACTTCTTATGGTTATTTAAGAGATCGGGGAAAATCTTTTGCCACTGTGCCTGCTGTGAGAATAAATCCTTATGGAGGAACTACTTATGAAAATGAATTGATAAAAAAATTTACTCGTAAAATTACGGATCGAAAAACGAATCAAATGGGCGGCTATCTGACGTTAAATTATGCTTACGATGGACGTTACGTTGTGAATTTTAGTGTCCGGGTGGATGCATCAAATCGTTTTGGACGTTATGCTAACGAGAATTTTAATCCGGTTTGGGCAGGAGGACTTCGTTGGAATGTGGCCCGTGAATCTTGGTTCAGTAGACAAAATATCGTATCTGATCTGAGTTTACGTTTTAGTTTTGGTTACCAACGTAATATGGCTACAAATTATAGTCCGAGTTTAATCGTTAAGATACCTACCTCCGGGGCATCTAGTGCTGTGACGGATGTTAATACAGGAGATGAATTGTTGGAAATCACATCCTTGCCTTACGAGGATTTGCGTTGGGAAAAGACGACATCTTATAATTACGGAGTGGATTTAGCTCTATTCGATAATAAGATCCGAGTTGGGTTTGAGTATTACATGAAGAAAGGGAGGGACATAATTACTTCATTGTTGGTTCCCCGTGAATATGGTATTGAGAATATGCCGGTAAATGGGGGAAGTATGAATAATTCTGGGTATGAGTTAAGTGTGAGTTTTACCCCGGTCCGAACGAAATATTTTACTTGGGATATGAATGTCAATACCTCTAAAAATAATAATGAGATAACAAAAGTTGGTGTACAAAATTTGACATGGAAAACAGCGACTTCTGGGGAGTATTACAAAAAGGGATATGCCGTGTCATCCTTCTGGGCGTTTGATTGTGAGGGGATAGACCAAGAAACAGGTTATCCGATTATTAATCTGGAAACATCCGGGGATGGAGATCCATTGAATGATCCTACCACGTATATGAAATATGCGGGTAAATTGGATCCGGACTTTACGGGAGGTTTATCCATGTCCTTCCGATATAAGCAACTGTCTCTGTCAACAGGTTTTTATTTACAGATAGGCGGAAAGAAGTTTTTGAAGACCGCTTATGAATCCCAGACTTTACCTTCTGAATACGAAAATTTGTCATCCGAGTTGAACGAGCGTTGGAGACCGGGGGATATGGATGCTAAATTCCCGGGGTTACCGGATAAAAATGTTACTAATTTTTATCTTCCGAATAATTCAACCTATAGTAATGTCTATGAAATGTATAATTATAGTAATGTTCGGGTTGTGAATGCATCTTCTTTGAAGTGTAATAATATTTCAGTGAGTTATTTCCTTTCGGAAAAAGCAGCGAAGTTGATGGGATGTAAGTCTATCAGTTTAGGAGCAAGCGTTTCTAACCCGTTTACAATAGCGAGTAAAGATTTTAAAGGGCGGGACCCGGAAGTAGCGACAGGGGCTCAACCATTGACCAGCTCTTATTCATTTAATCTTAATGTAACCTTTTAG
- a CDS encoding zinc-dependent metalloprotease, which translates to MKYLLIILFSLYVLSSGAGNRVIQKEDEKEVSIDEFIHKDTPKDAGFFHVYVQDGRYYLEVPDDKLERDILVAVTIIKGTAQKERSTDARFGYGGDSVYDRLIRFIKNQDRIEIVSPQVFYLGDTPALYDDYIKNVISPVMYSLEIKAKSADSYLVDITDLFLSDCDLFSLKGAKVALKLGGYQQEQSYALDVKAFPENINFRSMRGYAVDGEVKDGGYTSSLWEVGASWYLLPEKPMRQRMFDDRVGYFTFVLDGMTKRNDQMEKVAFATRWRLEPKPEDMEKYLRGELVEPVKPIVFYIDRATPGYLVPYFIKAVNAWQGAFEKAGFKNAIYGKLAPSPEEDPEYCEGDIRYPLVSYKASPIPNAYGPMVFDPRSGEIITSHIAIFHSVLDLLQRWYFVMCGAVDSRAREYPLSHEVMGELAATVLTHEVGHTLGLRHNFIGSTAYPVDSLRSKTFIREHGLGTSIMDYQRFNYLAQPEDGLEPQDLLPRIGIYDEFAIEWGYRCLQETNNLVENNLKLRAWVDEKRKDPKMFYIVETDYSDPRVQSEDSGDDIIKANRLGMKNLKYIMEHLEEWTKTSDPDYYALRRRYLSVLSQYQNYVNHVIRYVGGSYTDNPTREEESLTVYQPVPKEKEEEALAFLEEYVCREPEWLFRPNLMEKTGINFEYYEQEPANKVITKMLLKYTILHKNRQLNPDGLTIDELLDRMYVTLFEEKGRNGELSRYDKALQKGFVQDLVVNGENPTTLLNGVGVRIKQLVSKIKQYALTASEEGQDALTVSHYKTLYNFITLWESGKNKSLIELN; encoded by the coding sequence ATGAAATATTTGTTGATTATATTGTTTTCCCTGTACGTATTAAGTAGCGGGGCTGGGAATCGTGTGATTCAGAAAGAGGATGAGAAAGAGGTGTCTATAGATGAATTTATTCATAAAGATACCCCGAAAGATGCTGGGTTCTTTCATGTTTATGTGCAGGATGGAAGATATTATCTGGAAGTACCAGATGATAAACTTGAACGGGATATTCTGGTGGCCGTAACGATCATAAAGGGAACGGCACAGAAAGAGCGGAGTACGGATGCTCGTTTTGGGTATGGCGGGGACTCCGTGTATGATCGGTTGATTCGTTTTATCAAGAATCAGGATAGAATTGAAATTGTATCTCCCCAGGTATTTTACTTGGGAGATACTCCCGCCTTGTATGATGATTATATTAAAAATGTGATCTCTCCCGTGATGTATTCTTTGGAGATTAAAGCCAAATCTGCTGATAGTTATTTGGTAGATATTACCGATTTGTTTCTGAGTGATTGTGATTTGTTTTCCTTGAAGGGAGCGAAGGTCGCCTTAAAATTAGGCGGTTATCAGCAGGAGCAGTCCTATGCTTTGGATGTAAAAGCTTTCCCGGAAAATATAAACTTCCGTTCCATGCGTGGTTATGCTGTTGACGGGGAAGTGAAGGATGGCGGGTACACTTCTTCTCTTTGGGAGGTGGGGGCGTCATGGTATCTTTTACCAGAGAAACCGATGAGACAAAGAATGTTTGATGATCGGGTGGGGTATTTTACCTTCGTATTGGATGGGATGACGAAACGGAATGACCAGATGGAAAAAGTGGCATTTGCAACCCGCTGGCGTTTGGAGCCGAAACCGGAGGATATGGAGAAATATTTGCGGGGAGAACTTGTGGAGCCCGTGAAACCGATAGTTTTCTATATTGATCGGGCAACCCCGGGCTATTTGGTGCCTTATTTTATAAAAGCGGTAAATGCGTGGCAGGGTGCTTTCGAGAAAGCCGGATTCAAGAATGCGATTTACGGAAAGTTAGCTCCCTCGCCGGAAGAAGACCCTGAATATTGTGAAGGTGATATTCGTTATCCGTTAGTATCGTACAAAGCCTCCCCGATCCCGAATGCTTACGGTCCGATGGTGTTTGACCCTCGATCCGGGGAAATTATTACCTCGCATATTGCGATATTTCATTCGGTTCTGGATTTGTTACAACGTTGGTATTTCGTGATGTGTGGGGCGGTTGATTCCCGTGCAAGAGAATACCCTCTAAGCCATGAGGTAATGGGAGAACTGGCGGCAACCGTGTTGACTCATGAAGTGGGACATACGTTAGGACTTCGGCATAATTTTATCGGTAGTACGGCCTATCCGGTGGATAGTTTGCGTAGCAAGACTTTTATCCGTGAACATGGTTTGGGAACTTCCATTATGGATTATCAACGTTTTAATTATCTGGCACAACCGGAAGATGGTTTGGAACCGCAAGATTTATTGCCTCGTATCGGGATATACGACGAGTTTGCGATAGAATGGGGGTATCGTTGTCTTCAGGAAACAAATAATCTGGTGGAAAACAATTTGAAGTTACGTGCTTGGGTGGATGAAAAGCGGAAGGACCCGAAGATGTTTTATATCGTGGAAACGGATTATAGTGATCCCCGGGTACAATCTGAAGATAGTGGAGATGACATCATCAAGGCGAATCGCTTGGGAATGAAAAATTTGAAATATATCATGGAGCATCTGGAAGAATGGACAAAAACGAGTGATCCGGATTATTACGCTTTACGAAGACGCTATCTTTCAGTGTTGAGTCAGTACCAGAATTATGTGAACCACGTGATTCGTTACGTGGGTGGTAGTTACACGGATAACCCGACGAGGGAGGAAGAAAGTTTAACGGTGTATCAACCTGTACCTAAGGAAAAGGAAGAGGAGGCACTTGCTTTCTTGGAAGAATACGTGTGTCGGGAACCGGAATGGCTTTTTCGGCCTAATTTGATGGAAAAGACCGGAATTAATTTCGAATATTATGAACAAGAACCGGCCAATAAGGTGATAACTAAAATGTTATTAAAGTATACGATATTACATAAAAATCGGCAATTAAACCCGGATGGTTTGACCATTGACGAGTTGCTGGATCGTATGTACGTGACTCTCTTTGAAGAAAAGGGCCGGAACGGAGAATTATCCCGGTATGACAAGGCATTGCAAAAGGGGTTCGTGCAGGATCTTGTCGTGAACGGGGAGAATCCAACGACTTTATTAAATGGGGTTGGGGTTCGTATCAAGCAACTGGTTTCGAAAATAAAACAATATGCGTTGACCGCTTCGGAGGAGGGACAGGATGCGTTGACGGTCAGTCACTACAAAACACTTTATAATTTTATTACTCTGTGGGAGAGCGGAAAGAATAAATCATTGATTGAATTGAACTAA
- a CDS encoding ribonuclease Z, producing MKFELTILGCGSAVPTLQRNAAAQVLNVLERYFLIDCGEGTQQQLRRFKVPYNKINHIFISHLHGDHFFGLIGLLSSFSLQNRRAELHIYSDKRLEEIIEFQLKVMNSRLNYPLIFHYLDREPGLIYEDRMMTVHAFPLKHRYEAPVTGFLFAEKEKERNIKREMTDAFHVPVAFMHRLKKGEDFITSEGEVIANSRLTTAPPAPRSYAYMTDTLFRESFAEYVQGVDLLYHESTYGNEFEGLAKETFHSTAGQAARMAMLAEAKHLLLGHFSSRYPDPTPLLEQAREIFPNTELCYDGAVFELPAVKWG from the coding sequence GTGAAATTCGAATTGACTATATTAGGGTGCGGTTCTGCCGTACCCACGCTTCAAAGAAATGCTGCCGCTCAGGTACTCAATGTACTTGAGCGGTACTTTCTTATTGACTGTGGTGAGGGTACTCAACAACAGTTGAGACGCTTTAAGGTGCCATACAATAAGATCAATCATATTTTTATTTCCCATTTACACGGGGATCATTTTTTCGGACTAATTGGTCTATTATCCAGTTTTTCATTACAGAACCGTCGGGCTGAATTACATATCTATTCAGACAAGCGTTTGGAAGAGATCATCGAGTTCCAGCTGAAAGTGATGAATTCCCGGCTGAATTACCCGTTGATATTTCATTACCTAGACCGTGAACCCGGTTTAATATACGAGGACCGTATGATGACGGTTCATGCTTTCCCACTGAAACACCGTTACGAGGCTCCCGTGACTGGATTCCTGTTTGCCGAGAAAGAGAAGGAGAGAAATATTAAGCGGGAGATGACTGATGCTTTCCATGTTCCCGTGGCTTTTATGCACCGTTTGAAGAAGGGGGAGGATTTTATCACGTCCGAGGGGGAAGTGATTGCAAATAGTCGTTTAACAACGGCACCGCCTGCTCCTCGTTCTTATGCTTACATGACGGACACGCTTTTCCGAGAATCTTTTGCCGAATACGTACAAGGAGTTGATTTACTCTATCACGAATCTACTTACGGGAACGAGTTTGAAGGATTGGCCAAAGAAACTTTTCACAGTACAGCAGGACAAGCAGCGCGAATGGCAATGCTTGCCGAAGCAAAACACCTTCTGCTAGGACATTTTTCGTCCCGTTATCCCGATCCGACCCCTTTACTGGAACAAGCACGGGAGATTTTTCCAAACACGGAATTGTGTTATGATGGGGCGGTATTCGAATTACCTGCGGTGAAATGGGGGTAA